The Methanophagales archaeon genome contains a region encoding:
- a CDS encoding ribbon-helix-helix protein, CopG family, which translates to MEEQVRGYFPVSVLLPAEKYEALKKLVAEGRYKTVSEAVRAAVDAFLEREKKKR; encoded by the coding sequence ATGGAGGAACAGGTACGAGGTTATTTCCCTGTGAGCGTGCTGTTGCCAGCGGAGAAATACGAGGCGTTGAAGAAGCTCGTGGCAGAGGGGCGATATAAAACCGTATCTGAAGCGGTGAGAGCTGCGGTGGATGCGTTTTTGGAGCGTGAGAAAAAGAAGAGGTAA
- a CDS encoding radical SAM protein produces MMFEAIMIHFTTKCAKNCPFCYQKERQAKPFSFFLSLIPHIVPYTNRICLGGGEPLYDEKHIDFCNRFVELCEDYDIRVSITTALPKRARRVRNADISVSFDEFKFDFREFYELIKNLDGVGVNYLLIDRNPMQTFARVILLAEHHPVFLLSPKFVPFRLQPFILTLLQQENVFCDECLYLTLKYGLRWKEPCGYAHRLISVHPDGSVRGCSFSTNIIYKLNSCDDWERALEACKREELRFSCPYLRCISGLDGI; encoded by the coding sequence ATGATGTTTGAAGCCATAATGATTCACTTCACAACTAAATGTGCTAAAAATTGTCCTTTCTGCTATCAGAAAGAGAGACAAGCAAAACCTTTCTCCTTCTTCTTATCACTAATCCCACACATCGTACCTTACACTAATCGTATATGTCTCGGCGGTGGCGAACCTTTATACGATGAAAAGCACATAGACTTCTGCAATCGCTTCGTCGAGCTTTGTGAGGATTACGACATAAGAGTCTCAATCACAACAGCGCTGCCAAAGCGGGCTCGCAGGGTAAGAAATGCAGACATATCTGTGAGCTTTGACGAGTTCAAGTTCGACTTTCGTGAGTTTTACGAACTCATCAAGAATCTTGACGGTGTCGGCGTAAATTACCTCTTGATTGACAGAAATCCGATGCAAACCTTTGCAAGGGTAATTCTGCTTGCGGAGCATCATCCCGTGTTCCTGCTGTCGCCGAAGTTCGTGCCTTTCCGCTTACAACCCTTCATCCTCACGCTCTTGCAGCAAGAGAATGTCTTCTGCGACGAATGTCTCTATCTCACGCTCAAGTATGGCTTGCGATGGAAAGAGCCCTGCGGCTACGCACATAGACTTATCTCAGTCCATCCTGATGGAAGCGTGCGGGGCTGCTCATTCAGCACAAACATCATCTACAAGCTCAACAGTTGCGACGACTGGGAGAGGGCGTTAGAGGCGTGCAAGAGGGAGGAATTGAGATTCAGTTGCCCTTACCTGCGCTGCATCAGCGGGCTCGACGGGATTTGA
- a CDS encoding VWA domain-containing protein, translated as MGEMREFEEAATLIMIKSPFVGSILYKLRVLKTSRLTEIAGVDKRGNLYINEERFKKFSLESRAFIVAHEVLHAAFRHAFRGDRVESKELFNIAADIIVNEALIDNDFNHRDDLHPLRAHHVSSLIEKSEDEIKRWSVERLYRELLKYAIGGSGNGGDRPYPRGSGETDGVSTTEGGESAEGGEEGGARAGGDVGAEDTESAGKGGSRSIGEEHDLTGDFVGEQQGEVIREGDGSLYEGSESELEERWKEVLENAQLAAKMAGREPVGALLAELDSILRPKVDWRALLRAAVSIGLQKHISTWKRLSRKSDNFPGFQRFGLREVYTLIDTSGSISKQELEQFLGEIYGAAKCAKVLVRCFDADVYERLEVKRPSDAKVIAKKMRGGGGTRITPALKKTLQEMRSGSVVVVMTDGYLFDEEEAKPLFTAIATRGKGVIVTTCKAVDAPGWTHITLSL; from the coding sequence ATGGGCGAAATGAGAGAGTTTGAGGAAGCAGCAACGCTCATAATGATAAAGAGCCCTTTCGTCGGCTCAATCCTCTACAAACTCAGAGTTCTGAAGACAAGTAGGCTAACAGAAATCGCCGGTGTTGATAAGCGCGGCAATCTCTACATCAACGAAGAGCGATTCAAGAAGTTCTCGTTAGAGTCGAGAGCGTTTATTGTTGCGCATGAAGTACTGCATGCGGCATTCAGACACGCATTTCGTGGAGATAGGGTCGAAAGTAAAGAGCTTTTCAATATAGCAGCAGACATCATCGTAAACGAAGCTCTTATTGATAACGATTTCAACCACCGAGATGATTTACATCCCTTGAGAGCACATCATGTAAGCTCACTGATTGAGAAATCGGAAGATGAGATCAAGCGATGGAGTGTTGAACGCTTATACAGAGAGCTGCTAAAATATGCGATTGGTGGGTCTGGAAATGGTGGAGATAGACCTTACCCTCGCGGCTCTGGTGAGACTGACGGCGTAAGCACCACTGAAGGTGGTGAGAGTGCTGAAGGTGGTGAAGAAGGTGGTGCGAGAGCTGGCGGAGATGTTGGAGCTGAAGATACCGAGAGTGCAGGTAAAGGCGGGAGCAGGAGTATAGGCGAAGAGCACGATTTGACTGGTGATTTCGTTGGCGAGCAGCAAGGAGAAGTCATCAGAGAAGGTGACGGCTCACTTTACGAAGGCTCAGAGAGCGAATTAGAAGAGAGATGGAAGGAAGTTTTGGAGAACGCCCAGCTCGCAGCGAAGATGGCTGGTAGAGAGCCTGTGGGCGCTCTGCTTGCCGAGCTGGACTCGATATTGAGGCCAAAAGTCGATTGGAGAGCTTTGCTGAGAGCTGCTGTTTCTATAGGTCTTCAGAAACACATCTCAACATGGAAGAGGCTCTCAAGAAAAAGTGATAACTTCCCAGGATTCCAGAGATTTGGCTTGAGAGAAGTTTACACACTCATAGATACTTCAGGCTCTATAAGCAAGCAAGAGTTGGAACAGTTCCTTGGTGAGATTTACGGTGCTGCGAAGTGTGCAAAAGTTCTTGTCAGATGCTTTGACGCTGATGTCTATGAGAGACTTGAAGTAAAACGTCCTTCAGATGCTAAAGTGATTGCGAAGAAGATGCGTGGTGGTGGCGGCACGAGAATAACGCCAGCATTAAAGAAGACGCTGCAAGAAATGCGGAGTGGCAGTGTCGTCGTCGTGATGACTGACGGTTATCTCTTTGATGAAGAAGAGGCGAAACCGCTGTTCACCGCAATAGCAACAAGAGGTAAAGGCGTAATCGTAACTACGTGCAAAGCAGTGGATGCGCCTGGCTGGACTCATATCACTCTTTCTCTCTGA
- a CDS encoding transposase yields MKVLRTEQIWIRGDENLQKLCHISKNLYNEANYIVRQEFFKTGKRIGYNKLDKLLKNSENYRALPAQTAQQILRVLDRNWKSFFNAMDEWREHPEKFKERPRPPKYKKKDGVFMLIFTNQQVKVKEGELIFPKIVCLKLKTRIKEGIREVRIIPKGVGYVVEIVYEKEVNIAERDKGRVAGIDLGVRNLVTIANNIGKKPIVVKGGVAKSINQFFNKEKARLQRIYAKQGIKTSKRLKRLSAKRERKLKDFLHKVSKFVAEWCASHNIGRLVIGYNKEWKQEVNLGKRNNQNFVQIPIWTLIQQIKYKVEERGIEVILVEEDHTSKCSFLDNEPIEHREEYAGRRMRGLFKSARGTIINADVNAAYNIIRKAIPEAFEADGIEGVGLHPVRWTKDSIARSILGRKAQNAQPKVYPDGRWVWQHSKEGDKVYKAFCPECGEEIPLDEYFGDIEDFLEENYIILRSDDPEIKRKEDFVLFRGKVYKVMDECSALLHLKLVEDETIASIIRANLE; encoded by the coding sequence TTGAAAGTTCTAAGGACTGAACAGATATGGATAAGAGGAGACGAGAACCTTCAAAAACTCTGTCATATATCTAAGAACCTATACAACGAGGCAAATTACATTGTCAGACAAGAGTTCTTCAAAACAGGAAAACGCATAGGATACAACAAGTTAGATAAACTCTTGAAGAATAGTGAGAACTACAGAGCGCTTCCAGCTCAGACTGCTCAGCAGATTTTGAGAGTTTTGGACAGAAACTGGAAATCTTTCTTCAACGCAATGGATGAATGGAGGGAACATCCTGAGAAGTTCAAAGAAAGGCCGAGACCACCGAAATATAAGAAGAAAGATGGTGTCTTCATGCTCATCTTCACGAATCAACAGGTCAAAGTCAAAGAAGGAGAGCTAATTTTCCCAAAAATTGTTTGCTTAAAGCTCAAGACAAGGATAAAGGAAGGAATAAGAGAGGTCAGGATAATTCCAAAGGGTGTAGGTTATGTTGTTGAGATTGTATATGAAAAAGAGGTAAATATCGCAGAAAGAGACAAAGGCAGAGTCGCAGGCATAGATTTAGGTGTTCGCAACCTCGTAACCATCGCAAACAACATCGGCAAGAAGCCGATTGTTGTTAAGGGCGGGGTTGCGAAGTCCATAAACCAGTTCTTCAACAAGGAAAAAGCGAGATTGCAGCGCATATATGCGAAGCAAGGAATAAAGACAAGCAAGAGGCTAAAGAGACTATCAGCGAAGAGGGAAAGAAAGCTGAAGGATTTCTTGCACAAGGTCAGCAAGTTCGTTGCTGAGTGGTGCGCTTCGCACAACATCGGAAGATTAGTGATCGGTTATAACAAGGAGTGGAAGCAAGAGGTGAACTTAGGTAAAAGGAATAACCAGAATTTCGTGCAAATTCCAATCTGGACGCTGATTCAGCAGATCAAGTATAAGGTAGAGGAAAGAGGGATAGAAGTAATCCTCGTGGAAGAAGACCACACATCAAAGTGTAGTTTCTTGGATAACGAGCCAATAGAGCATAGAGAAGAATACGCAGGTAGAAGAATGAGAGGGTTGTTCAAGAGTGCGAGAGGAACTATCATAAATGCAGATGTGAACGCCGCATACAACATCATAAGGAAGGCAATCCCGGAAGCCTTTGAGGCGGACGGGATAGAGGGTGTGGGGTTGCACCCTGTGCGATGGACAAAAGATTCCATCGCACGAAGCATTTTGGGCCGAAAGGCTCAAAATGCACAACCTAAAGTCTACCCAGATGGGCGATGGGTGTGGCAGCATAGTAAAGAAGGAGATAAAGTTTACAAAGCATTTTGTCCAGAGTGTGGAGAGGAAATCCCTCTTGACGAGTACTTCGGAGATATTGAAGATTTTCTAGAGGAGAACTACATCATCCTTCGCTCAGACGACCCTGAGATTAAAAGAAAAGAAGATTTTGTCCTCTTCAGAGGAAAAGTCTACAAAGTAATGGACGAATGCAGCGCTTTACTACATCTAAAGCTTGTAGAGGATGAGACTATAGCAAGCATCATCAGGGCAAACTTAGAGTGA
- a CDS encoding IS607 family transposase: protein MKAGEVMKVLRISRSTLHRYAKEGLIRRKKIGKRYDYLDEDVFRLLNRGLPRKTYIYARVSTPKQKKALENQIEMLKAWAFANGYQINGIFADIASGINFDDRKEFFKLLDEIMDYKVDKVIIAHKDRLSRVGFSFFERLFKRFGTEIIVVSEVGNKKLDAEEIFEEIVSLLHCFSMKLYSKRKNEKLEVSLVESSKD, encoded by the coding sequence ATGAAGGCGGGAGAGGTAATGAAGGTGCTTCGGATATCTCGGAGCACGCTGCACAGATATGCAAAGGAGGGCTTGATAAGGAGAAAAAAGATTGGGAAGCGTTACGATTATCTTGATGAAGATGTCTTCAGGCTTTTGAATCGAGGACTTCCACGCAAGACATACATCTATGCGAGAGTTTCCACGCCGAAGCAGAAGAAAGCTCTTGAAAATCAAATAGAGATGCTGAAAGCATGGGCTTTTGCGAATGGTTATCAGATAAATGGTATCTTTGCAGACATAGCATCAGGAATTAATTTCGATGATAGGAAGGAGTTCTTCAAGCTTCTTGACGAAATTATGGACTACAAGGTAGATAAAGTGATAATTGCACATAAAGATAGACTGAGCAGAGTTGGCTTCTCATTCTTTGAGAGACTCTTCAAGCGTTTCGGAACTGAGATTATAGTAGTCTCAGAGGTTGGAAATAAGAAATTAGATGCCGAAGAGATTTTTGAAGAAATAGTTTCTTTGTTGCATTGCTTCTCGATGAAGCTTTACAGCAAGAGGAAAAATGAGAAGCTAGAGGTGAGTTTGGTTGAAAGTTCTAAGGACTGA